From the Arthrobacter sp. PM3 genome, one window contains:
- a CDS encoding DUF1508 domain-containing protein, translating to MAGQFEIFTDAESNVRFRLLAADGTVLATSGAFEDKREAANAIMAVRECAGTGLIREVRSNPWTGQRSGRGQGSTAPRRRHLPAV from the coding sequence ATGGCTGGACAATTCGAGATCTTCACGGACGCGGAGTCCAACGTCCGGTTCCGGCTGCTCGCCGCGGACGGGACCGTGCTCGCGACTTCCGGGGCCTTCGAGGACAAGCGCGAGGCGGCGAACGCCATCATGGCGGTCCGCGAATGCGCCGGCACCGGCCTGATCCGTGAGGTCCGCAGCAACCCGTGGACCGGGCAGCGCTCCGGCCGCGGCCAGGGGTCGACAGCACCCCGGCGCCGGCACCTGCCCGCCGTGTGA
- a CDS encoding acylphosphatase, with translation MTDKHPERFSADTGEAVRLSARVTGVVQAVGFRYWTVRKADELGLTGTVRNNDDGSVGIVAEGPQAVVLELRRWLRSPDAPGRVDDVQESVSAATGAFTEFRVTY, from the coding sequence ATGACGGACAAACACCCCGAACGGTTTTCCGCGGACACCGGTGAGGCCGTTCGGTTGAGCGCGCGGGTGACCGGTGTGGTCCAGGCGGTCGGGTTCCGGTACTGGACGGTCCGGAAGGCCGACGAGCTCGGGCTGACCGGGACCGTGCGGAACAACGACGACGGCTCGGTGGGCATCGTGGCGGAAGGTCCGCAGGCTGTGGTGCTGGAGTTGCGGCGCTGGCTGCGCTCGCCGGACGCGCCGGGCCGGGTGGACGACGTCCAGGAGTCGGTCTCGGCGGCGACCGGGGCGTTCACCGAGTTCCGGGTGACTTACTAG
- a CDS encoding cupin domain-containing protein yields the protein MQKISLDALARQQIAAAVAAPSGRAADTAFGGHEKILRQTVMAFRAGTKLSEHQNPGEATVFVLRGSVRLRAGEESWEGKSGDLLIVPDGLHSLEADEDSAILMTVAKTKT from the coding sequence ATGCAGAAGATATCGCTCGATGCCCTTGCCCGGCAGCAGATCGCGGCTGCCGTGGCGGCGCCCAGCGGACGTGCGGCGGATACGGCGTTTGGCGGCCACGAGAAGATTCTCCGCCAGACCGTGATGGCGTTCCGGGCGGGGACCAAGCTGAGCGAGCACCAGAACCCCGGTGAAGCGACCGTCTTTGTACTCCGTGGCTCTGTCCGGCTGCGTGCGGGCGAGGAGTCCTGGGAGGGCAAATCCGGGGACCTGCTGATTGTTCCGGACGGGCTGCACAGCCTGGAGGCGGACGAGGACTCGGCGATCCTGATGACCGTCGCGAAAACCAAGACCTGA
- a CDS encoding diacylglycerol kinase family protein — MTVIPFDDVPQTRRWWARAAYLAIILAAVVPLAGAGLLGTIASLLTGAGGIVVTVAAIYWFLVSRGVLRWCALALAALAPLVVIFLFIQAGLLLEVIVSLALVSVAFACARAALRESRGDAAMAEYPAPTWQHPFLIMNPRSGGGKVVKFDLQRKAEELGAEVALLEGPGQVDVDAIARQAVERGADLLGVAGGDGTQALVAGIAAEHNLPFLVISAGTRNHFALDLGLDREDPTGCLEALRDGVELHVDLGRINGRTFVNNASFGVYAEVVQSPEYRDDKAGTVLQMLPDLIKGAKGARLHAEMDGTTVDGPQAVLVSNGPYGSNDLAGLGRRTRLDRGVLGAVAISAATTREAVGLLRRATKRGLIQRTAAEVTVSAEVPEIPVGVDGEALLMATPVRCTIEPAALRVLVPRRRPGVLPPQPALDLVRLRELAWGHPSFPVPASPPMPPRPGG, encoded by the coding sequence ATGACTGTCATCCCGTTCGACGACGTCCCACAGACCCGGCGCTGGTGGGCGAGAGCCGCGTATCTCGCGATCATCCTCGCGGCGGTCGTCCCCCTTGCGGGTGCAGGCCTTCTGGGCACCATTGCCTCGCTCCTGACCGGAGCCGGCGGCATCGTGGTGACCGTGGCAGCGATCTACTGGTTCCTTGTCAGCCGCGGCGTTCTGCGCTGGTGTGCGCTGGCGCTCGCGGCGCTCGCCCCGTTGGTTGTCATATTCCTGTTCATTCAGGCCGGCCTGCTGTTGGAGGTCATCGTCTCCCTGGCCTTGGTGTCCGTTGCGTTTGCGTGTGCCCGCGCCGCCCTCCGGGAGAGCCGGGGTGACGCGGCCATGGCCGAGTACCCGGCCCCGACGTGGCAGCATCCGTTCCTGATCATGAATCCGCGCTCCGGCGGCGGCAAGGTGGTGAAATTCGACCTGCAGCGGAAGGCGGAAGAGCTCGGCGCCGAGGTGGCGTTGCTGGAGGGGCCCGGACAGGTGGATGTGGATGCGATCGCCCGGCAGGCGGTGGAGCGCGGGGCCGACCTCCTCGGCGTCGCCGGCGGGGACGGCACCCAGGCGCTCGTGGCAGGGATTGCGGCCGAGCACAACCTGCCGTTCCTGGTGATCAGTGCCGGGACCCGCAACCACTTCGCCCTGGACCTCGGACTGGACCGGGAGGACCCGACCGGCTGCCTGGAGGCCCTCCGCGACGGCGTGGAGCTGCACGTGGACCTCGGCAGGATCAACGGGCGCACGTTCGTCAACAATGCGTCCTTCGGGGTGTATGCCGAGGTGGTGCAGAGCCCCGAGTACCGCGACGACAAGGCCGGGACCGTGCTGCAGATGCTCCCGGACCTCATAAAGGGAGCCAAGGGCGCGCGGCTGCACGCCGAGATGGACGGAACCACCGTGGACGGGCCGCAGGCCGTGCTGGTGAGCAACGGCCCCTACGGCAGCAACGACCTCGCCGGCCTCGGCCGCCGGACCCGGCTGGACCGCGGCGTGCTCGGCGCCGTGGCGATCTCCGCCGCCACCACCCGCGAGGCCGTGGGACTGCTGCGCCGCGCCACCAAGCGCGGCCTGATCCAGCGCACCGCGGCCGAAGTAACGGTGAGCGCGGAGGTGCCCGAGATCCCCGTGGGCGTGGACGGCGAGGCCCTGCTGATGGCCACTCCGGTGCGGTGCACGATCGAACCCGCCGCGCTGCGCGTGCTGGTTCCGCGGCGCCGGCCGGGCGTCCTGCCGCCGCAGCCGGCGCTGGACCTGGTCCGGCTCCGCGAGCTGGCGTGGGGGCACCCGTCGTTCCCCGTCCCGGCATCGCCGCCCATGCCGCCGCGTCCTGGCGGGTGA
- a CDS encoding trans-aconitate 2-methyltransferase, producing MAGSAGGSAGIPADSPADSKVWTEYNAAQATRGVRPLCRAAMAFAGPGNGRRAIDLGCGAGKETLALLDAGWRVLAVDSLPDTRERLLGIVPAALAGQLEIELSPFERLPPLPEAGLILASYSLPFIHPENFARVWRVLLAALAPSGVLAVNLFGERDSWAVIPDWNFHTEAQAKAMFQGLEILEFGVYDADGQSFRGPKHWHIFDVIARKP from the coding sequence ATGGCCGGTTCTGCGGGCGGCTCCGCCGGCATCCCTGCAGACAGCCCTGCGGACAGCAAGGTCTGGACGGAGTACAACGCCGCCCAAGCGACACGTGGTGTGCGCCCGCTCTGCCGCGCGGCCATGGCCTTCGCCGGTCCGGGGAACGGCCGCCGTGCCATCGACCTTGGGTGCGGGGCTGGCAAAGAAACCCTGGCGCTGCTCGACGCCGGCTGGCGGGTTCTCGCCGTCGACTCACTGCCCGACACCCGGGAGCGGCTGCTCGGCATTGTGCCCGCGGCGCTCGCCGGACAGTTGGAAATTGAACTCAGCCCCTTTGAGCGGCTCCCCCCGCTCCCGGAAGCGGGGCTCATCCTGGCCAGCTATTCGCTGCCGTTCATCCATCCGGAGAACTTCGCCCGCGTCTGGCGGGTGCTGCTCGCGGCGCTGGCCCCATCGGGTGTCCTCGCAGTGAACCTCTTTGGTGAGCGGGACTCCTGGGCCGTCATTCCCGACTGGAACTTCCATACCGAAGCCCAGGCCAAGGCCATGTTCCAGGGACTTGAGATCCTTGAGTTCGGGGTCTACGACGCCGACGGCCAATCCTTCCGCGGCCCCAAGCACTGGCACATTTTCGACGTCATCGCCCGGAAACCGTGA
- a CDS encoding MFS transporter has product MSNSPRTGIAVAGLSLGTALNPLNSSMIAVALVVLRADFGLDVATVTWVITAFYLTSAAGQPLMGRLADRFGPRRLFMLGMAVVAVTCALAPFAPNFALLCVARAFMALGTATAYPSAVVMVAALARQANVKSTRPLGRIQMANTSAAAVGPVVGGLLVSLVGWQALFLVNVPLSLAAILLVRQYAPADEGREHGRVSELLRDSDVPGILAFLGAMVLVMMGLLNVAPDYRWWLLGAGFLLAVMFVGRELRFSPPFLDLRLLGRNRPLLLVYLGFVVFSGVYYFAFFGLPQLLQEAGGYDPGVVGLMMLPLAAMSVLVTPFAVRAIDRFGVKRVLVAGVVLLNVAAAAMWLLTASFAIPLVIALTALMGVPYGVVGIASSQGMYLSTRLRERGVAAGIYQTCRYLGAITATVLIGIFYGTGVTQANWGRMVFVMLGLGAVVFVVSLLWREREQV; this is encoded by the coding sequence GTGAGCAACTCTCCCCGGACGGGCATCGCCGTCGCCGGTCTCAGCCTCGGCACGGCCCTGAACCCGCTGAACTCCTCGATGATCGCCGTGGCCCTGGTGGTGCTGCGCGCGGATTTCGGGCTCGACGTCGCCACGGTCACCTGGGTGATCACGGCGTTCTACCTCACCTCGGCGGCCGGGCAGCCGCTCATGGGCCGGCTGGCGGACCGCTTCGGCCCCCGCCGGCTGTTCATGCTTGGCATGGCCGTGGTCGCGGTGACGTGCGCGCTGGCTCCCTTCGCGCCGAACTTCGCCCTGCTCTGCGTGGCCCGTGCCTTCATGGCCCTTGGCACGGCGACCGCCTACCCGAGCGCCGTCGTCATGGTCGCGGCGCTGGCGCGGCAGGCGAACGTGAAGTCCACCCGGCCGCTGGGCCGGATCCAGATGGCGAACACGTCGGCGGCCGCGGTCGGTCCCGTGGTGGGCGGCCTGCTGGTGAGCCTGGTGGGGTGGCAGGCGCTGTTCCTGGTCAACGTCCCGCTCTCGCTCGCGGCCATCCTGCTGGTCCGGCAGTACGCCCCGGCCGACGAAGGGCGCGAACACGGCCGGGTCTCCGAGCTGCTGCGCGATTCGGACGTTCCCGGGATCCTGGCATTCCTTGGCGCCATGGTGCTGGTCATGATGGGGCTCCTCAACGTGGCGCCCGACTACCGCTGGTGGCTGCTCGGCGCCGGGTTCCTGCTGGCGGTGATGTTCGTCGGGCGCGAACTGCGCTTCAGCCCGCCGTTCCTGGACCTGCGGCTGCTGGGCCGCAACCGGCCGCTGCTGCTGGTCTACCTCGGCTTCGTGGTGTTCAGCGGCGTCTATTACTTCGCGTTCTTCGGCCTGCCGCAGCTGCTGCAGGAAGCCGGCGGCTACGATCCCGGCGTCGTGGGCCTGATGATGCTGCCGCTGGCGGCGATGTCGGTGCTGGTGACCCCGTTCGCGGTCCGCGCGATCGACCGCTTCGGCGTGAAGCGAGTGCTGGTGGCCGGCGTCGTGCTGCTCAACGTGGCGGCCGCGGCGATGTGGCTGCTGACGGCGTCGTTCGCCATCCCGCTCGTCATTGCGCTGACCGCCCTGATGGGCGTGCCTTACGGGGTGGTGGGCATTGCATCCAGCCAGGGCATGTACCTCTCCACCCGGCTCCGGGAACGCGGCGTGGCGGCCGGGATCTATCAGACGTGCCGGTACCTCGGCGCGATTACGGCCACCGTGCTGATCGGCATCTTCTACGGCACCGGCGTCACCCAGGCGAACTGGGGGCGGATGGTGTTCGTCATGCTGGGGCTCGGTGCCGTGGTGTTCGTGGTGTCGCTGCTGTGGCGGGAACGGGAACAGGTTTAG
- a CDS encoding SAM-dependent methyltransferase: MTAVAVAAGRAVETTRPDRLMADPFAAALVDGAQSSLDLPVAWPAEPQDAPPLQHPLLLASTYIGMRTRFIDDILSSGDPTGQTVILGAGLDTRAYRLPWQDGARLLELDLGGVLGFKAGVMAGLAAEPGCELVSVPADLSLPWGGPLRAAGFDPDQATTWVIEGLLPYLDSDAQLQTLTEVVALSAPGSRAVIERAVALPRTDDFEAQLREFSDRTGLPMTELLARTDPPDPARVLEEAGWRCTRHTVQELCSRYGRRISLNPDAGDPGAGPSGTAGSPDEQRGGFVQAWL; the protein is encoded by the coding sequence ATGACGGCCGTGGCGGTCGCGGCCGGACGGGCGGTGGAGACGACCCGCCCGGACAGGCTGATGGCCGATCCTTTCGCCGCGGCCCTGGTGGACGGTGCACAGTCCTCGCTTGATCTGCCGGTCGCGTGGCCGGCGGAACCGCAGGATGCTCCCCCGCTGCAGCACCCGCTCCTGCTGGCCTCGACCTACATCGGCATGCGGACCCGCTTCATTGACGACATCCTCTCATCCGGCGACCCGACCGGCCAGACCGTGATCCTCGGCGCCGGGCTGGACACCCGCGCCTACCGGCTCCCCTGGCAGGACGGCGCCCGTCTGCTGGAACTGGACCTCGGCGGCGTTCTGGGGTTCAAGGCCGGGGTGATGGCCGGGCTCGCGGCGGAGCCGGGGTGCGAGCTCGTGTCCGTGCCGGCCGACCTCTCCCTGCCGTGGGGCGGGCCGCTCCGTGCCGCCGGCTTCGACCCGGACCAGGCCACCACCTGGGTCATCGAGGGTCTGCTGCCCTATCTCGACTCCGACGCCCAGCTCCAGACCCTGACGGAGGTCGTGGCGTTGTCGGCGCCGGGGTCGCGGGCCGTGATCGAACGCGCCGTCGCCCTGCCCCGCACGGACGATTTCGAGGCCCAGCTGCGCGAGTTCAGCGACCGGACCGGGCTGCCGATGACCGAACTCCTAGCACGGACCGACCCGCCGGATCCGGCCCGGGTCCTGGAGGAGGCCGGCTGGCGCTGCACCCGGCACACGGTCCAGGAGCTGTGCTCGCGGTACGGCCGCCGCATCTCCCTGAACCCCGACGCCGGAGACCCCGGCGCTGGGCCCTCCGGCACCGCCGGTTCTCCGGACGAGCAGCGCGGCGGCTTTGTGCAGGCCTGGTTGTAG
- a CDS encoding ester cyclase — MSTSLINRFYAEVLSGGNVALVDEMVTDDFLDHELALPGQPPGKDGAKFFANTIRSAFPDIAVKAAEPVVSDGTFEALHVVLTGTHQGELMGIAPTGKTVEFDATDIIRIQDGKIAEHWGTTDTMTLMQQIGAVPE, encoded by the coding sequence ATGTCCACGAGTTTGATCAACCGTTTTTACGCAGAAGTCCTCTCCGGCGGTAACGTCGCGCTTGTCGACGAAATGGTCACGGACGACTTCCTCGACCACGAGCTCGCCCTTCCGGGCCAGCCGCCGGGCAAGGACGGCGCCAAGTTCTTCGCGAACACCATCCGCTCCGCCTTCCCGGACATCGCGGTCAAGGCGGCCGAGCCCGTCGTGTCCGACGGTACTTTCGAAGCCCTCCATGTGGTCCTGACCGGCACGCACCAGGGCGAACTGATGGGAATCGCGCCCACCGGCAAGACTGTCGAGTTCGACGCGACGGACATCATCCGGATCCAGGACGGCAAAATCGCCGAGCACTGGGGAACCACGGACACCATGACCCTCATGCAGCAGATCGGGGCTGTTCCGGAGTAA
- a CDS encoding YoaK family protein, translating into MLQKLKSTEPARLHLILMLVLTFSTGVIDAVGYLGLDRVFTGNMTGNVVILGMALIGADNLPVVGPSIALACFMLGAVIAGRAFRPEAAGWSRRTTALLTAVGTAMAGVAVVLFFHAPHAGDPVTLGITGALAVAMGIQAATARHLSVKDVTTVVVTSTLTGLAADSRFGGGNGAHAGRRLGAVVLILAGATAGAALLHVHPGFGVLLTALLTLGVALTGGAARPRGQEGAPLPAGTVEEEAVGRA; encoded by the coding sequence ATGCTGCAAAAATTGAAGTCCACCGAGCCGGCCCGTTTGCATCTGATCCTCATGCTCGTGCTGACGTTCTCCACCGGGGTCATCGACGCCGTCGGCTACCTGGGCCTGGACCGGGTCTTCACCGGCAACATGACCGGCAACGTCGTCATCCTGGGCATGGCCCTGATCGGCGCCGACAACCTGCCGGTGGTCGGCCCGTCGATTGCGCTGGCCTGTTTCATGCTCGGCGCTGTGATCGCCGGCCGGGCCTTCCGGCCCGAAGCGGCAGGCTGGAGCCGGCGGACCACCGCCCTGCTGACCGCCGTCGGCACCGCGATGGCGGGAGTCGCCGTCGTCCTGTTCTTCCACGCCCCGCACGCCGGTGACCCCGTTACCCTGGGCATTACGGGCGCGCTGGCGGTCGCGATGGGCATCCAGGCAGCCACGGCCCGGCACCTCAGCGTCAAGGACGTCACCACCGTGGTGGTCACCTCGACGCTGACCGGGCTGGCCGCCGATTCCCGGTTCGGCGGCGGCAACGGCGCGCACGCGGGCCGCCGGCTGGGCGCCGTCGTGCTCATCCTGGCCGGCGCCACCGCAGGTGCGGCGCTCCTGCACGTGCATCCGGGCTTCGGCGTGCTGCTCACCGCACTGCTCACCCTGGGCGTGGCCCTGACCGGTGGCGCCGCGCGGCCCCGTGGGCAGGAGGGTGCTCCCCTGCCCGCCGGGACCGTCGAGGAAGAAGCGGTGGGCCGCGCTTAG
- a CDS encoding histidine phosphatase family protein — translation MEAMTLTTFALIRHGQTDWNAQRRLQGSTDIPLNDVGRAQARDAVAVLSGYEWDAIVSSPLSRAAETADLIAAGLGLNVARRVPELTERYYGPAEGLQDGPELDALRIPGGFRGAESDDAAAGRGVAALEALAEEYRGGRVLVVAHGSLLRVSLSRVAGRTLPGIENAVLNLAHHHPADGWNLEFFNGERLTADVIA, via the coding sequence ATGGAAGCCATGACCCTTACAACTTTCGCGCTCATCCGCCACGGCCAGACCGACTGGAATGCGCAGCGCCGGCTGCAGGGATCCACTGATATTCCGCTGAACGACGTCGGACGGGCCCAGGCGCGGGACGCCGTGGCCGTACTGTCGGGGTACGAATGGGACGCGATCGTGTCCTCGCCGCTGAGCCGTGCCGCGGAAACCGCTGACCTGATCGCCGCGGGGCTCGGGCTCAACGTGGCCCGGCGCGTCCCGGAGCTGACGGAACGTTATTACGGCCCGGCGGAGGGCCTGCAGGACGGCCCGGAGCTCGACGCCCTGCGCATTCCCGGCGGGTTCCGGGGCGCCGAAAGCGACGACGCCGCAGCCGGGCGCGGGGTGGCCGCACTGGAGGCTCTGGCCGAGGAATACCGCGGCGGCCGCGTCCTGGTTGTCGCGCACGGCTCGCTGCTCCGGGTGAGCCTGAGCCGCGTTGCCGGCCGCACCCTGCCGGGCATCGAGAACGCCGTGCTCAACCTGGCACACCACCACCCCGCGGACGGCTGGAACCTTGAATTCTTCAACGGCGAGCGGCTGACCGCGGACGTCATCGCCTGA
- a CDS encoding DeoR/GlpR family DNA-binding transcription regulator, whose protein sequence is MTTAKARREEIYHLAVTTGLASVEELSRHFAVTASTIRRDLAVLNEQGKLARTYGGAVALGAHPEPSLRQRTGEAFEQKHAIAAWAASEVKDGENILLDGGSTVGAMAHALRDRDNLSVTTPGINTLQELADSPGIQVDCLGGRLRGLSQTFVGPIAEAALERMSFDRVFLGADAVTVDAGLCEADQAQTRLKELMARRGNTVYVLADSTKLGKRPFHAWVRLPAPWILVTDNRADPEQVELFRQSGVTVKVVEVSPAQAA, encoded by the coding sequence ATGACGACCGCCAAAGCACGGCGCGAAGAGATTTACCACCTCGCGGTGACCACGGGCCTGGCCTCCGTGGAGGAGCTGTCGCGGCATTTCGCCGTCACCGCCTCGACGATCCGCCGGGACCTGGCCGTGCTGAACGAACAGGGGAAGCTCGCCCGCACCTACGGCGGCGCCGTCGCCCTGGGCGCCCACCCCGAGCCGTCCCTGCGGCAGCGCACCGGGGAGGCCTTCGAACAGAAGCACGCCATCGCCGCGTGGGCGGCGTCCGAGGTGAAGGACGGCGAGAACATCCTGCTCGACGGCGGCTCCACCGTCGGGGCTATGGCGCATGCCCTCCGGGACCGGGACAACCTGTCTGTCACCACCCCGGGCATCAACACGCTGCAGGAGCTCGCCGACTCGCCGGGCATCCAGGTGGACTGCCTGGGCGGCCGGCTCCGCGGGCTCAGCCAGACCTTCGTGGGTCCGATTGCCGAGGCGGCGCTGGAGCGGATGAGCTTCGACCGGGTGTTCCTCGGCGCGGACGCCGTGACGGTGGACGCGGGCCTGTGCGAGGCCGACCAGGCGCAGACCCGGCTCAAGGAACTCATGGCCCGCCGCGGCAACACCGTCTACGTGCTCGCCGATTCCACCAAACTCGGCAAGCGCCCCTTCCACGCCTGGGTCCGGCTGCCCGCACCCTGGATCCTCGTCACGGACAACCGCGCGGACCCGGAACAGGTTGAACTCTTCCGGCAGTCCGGCGTAACGGTCAAGGTGGTCGAGGTGTCCCCGGCGCAGGCCGCCTGA
- a CDS encoding SDR family NAD(P)-dependent oxidoreductase, which translates to MSSTPHAVVTGCSSGIGKAIAARLLADGWQVTGLSRSKPELGPGFQWRPADLADPASLAEVVEDLAPANALVHAAGFQRTALLGELDPAALAGMFTVHVAAASTLANALVPNMPDGGRVLLLGSRTSTGAPGKSQYAATKAALLGMGRTWAQELAPRGITVNVLSPGPTDTPMLADPGRSATPPIMPALGQLVDPEDVAALAGFLLGSHGKSITGQNYVICGGASL; encoded by the coding sequence GTGAGCAGCACGCCGCACGCCGTCGTCACCGGCTGCAGCTCCGGGATCGGCAAGGCCATTGCCGCCCGGCTGCTGGCCGACGGCTGGCAGGTGACCGGGCTCAGCCGGAGCAAACCCGAACTCGGCCCGGGCTTCCAGTGGCGGCCCGCGGACCTCGCGGACCCGGCGTCCCTGGCCGAGGTTGTCGAGGACCTAGCCCCGGCGAACGCCTTGGTCCACGCCGCCGGCTTCCAGCGGACCGCCCTCCTGGGCGAACTGGATCCGGCGGCGCTGGCCGGGATGTTCACCGTCCATGTGGCGGCCGCGAGCACCCTGGCCAACGCCCTGGTGCCGAACATGCCCGACGGCGGCCGCGTACTCCTGCTGGGCAGCCGCACCTCCACCGGCGCCCCCGGCAAGAGCCAGTACGCGGCCACCAAGGCGGCCCTGCTCGGCATGGGCCGGACCTGGGCGCAGGAACTGGCACCCCGCGGCATCACTGTCAACGTGCTCTCCCCAGGCCCCACGGACACGCCGATGCTGGCGGATCCGGGCCGGTCCGCCACACCGCCGATCATGCCCGCCCTGGGGCAGTTGGTGGACCCGGAGGACGTGGCCGCGCTCGCCGGCTTCCTGCTGGGCAGCCACGGGAAGTCCATCACGGGGCAGAACTACGTGATCTGCGGCGGCGCGTCGCTGTGA
- a CDS encoding exo-alpha-sialidase, whose amino-acid sequence MFSTDATSTDAPASAYSTITPDGEVRDAGGSQYAYLPAPTVQSHAANLLTLPDGRLGCVWFGGTQEGVPDISIWFSTLEPGSRQWSEAEQLSDDPTRSEQNPILFAAPDNRLWLLYTAQKAGNQDTAEVRRRISTDSGRTWGPVETLFAANETGGVFVRQLPVVLPSGRLIIPIFRCITTPGEKWVGNSDDSAVMISDDAGATWTEHVLPGSLGCVHMNIQPVADGSLLALFRSRWADSIYESRSTDGGTTWSEPVATELPNNNSSIQFTALADGRLALVYNHSRAEASTERRLSLYDEIDDDGLADEQGRITEPVVTDGSVPGGGSEGERKAFWGTPRSPMTLAISEDSGRSWPIRRNLDVGDGYCLSNNSRDGLNREYSYPSIHQGPDGALNIAYTYFRQAIKYVRVDPQWAYGGTSTPGGDLQ is encoded by the coding sequence GTGTTTTCAACTGACGCGACTTCAACCGACGCGCCCGCATCTGCCTACTCCACCATCACGCCCGACGGCGAGGTCAGGGACGCCGGCGGCAGCCAGTACGCGTACCTGCCGGCGCCCACCGTGCAGAGCCACGCCGCGAACCTGCTGACGCTGCCCGACGGCCGGCTCGGCTGCGTCTGGTTCGGCGGCACCCAGGAAGGCGTGCCGGACATCTCGATCTGGTTCTCCACCCTGGAGCCCGGCAGCCGCCAGTGGTCGGAAGCCGAACAGCTCTCCGACGACCCCACCCGCTCCGAGCAGAACCCCATCCTGTTCGCCGCCCCGGACAACCGGCTGTGGCTCCTGTACACCGCGCAGAAGGCGGGCAACCAGGACACCGCCGAGGTCCGCCGTCGGATCTCCACGGACAGCGGACGGACCTGGGGTCCGGTGGAGACCCTGTTCGCGGCCAACGAGACCGGCGGCGTATTCGTGCGGCAGCTGCCCGTGGTGCTGCCGTCCGGCCGGCTGATCATCCCGATCTTCCGCTGCATCACCACGCCCGGCGAGAAGTGGGTGGGCAACAGCGACGACAGCGCCGTCATGATTTCCGACGACGCCGGCGCCACCTGGACTGAGCATGTCCTCCCGGGGAGCTTGGGCTGCGTCCACATGAACATCCAGCCCGTGGCCGACGGGTCCCTGCTGGCCCTGTTCCGCAGCCGCTGGGCCGACTCGATCTACGAATCCCGGTCCACCGACGGCGGCACCACCTGGAGCGAACCGGTCGCCACCGAACTGCCGAACAACAACTCCTCCATCCAGTTCACCGCCCTCGCGGACGGCCGGCTGGCCCTGGTCTACAACCACAGCCGGGCCGAGGCCTCCACCGAGCGGCGGCTCTCGCTCTACGACGAGATCGACGACGACGGCCTCGCCGACGAACAGGGCCGGATCACCGAACCCGTGGTCACCGATGGTTCGGTTCCGGGCGGCGGTTCTGAGGGCGAGCGGAAGGCCTTCTGGGGCACCCCGCGGTCCCCCATGACGCTGGCGATCTCCGAGGACTCCGGCCGCAGCTGGCCCATCCGCCGGAACCTCGACGTCGGCGACGGCTACTGCCTGTCCAACAACTCCCGCGACGGGCTGAACCGCGAATACTCCTACCCGTCCATCCATCAGGGCCCGGACGGCGCCCTCAACATCGCCTACACCTACTTCCGGCAGGCCATCAAGTACGTGCGGGTGGATCCGCAGTGGGCGTATGGGGGAACCAGCACGCCGGGCGGCGACCTCCAGTGA
- a CDS encoding HpcH/HpaI aldolase/citrate lyase family protein: MTSELATEFARRIRARERAIGYWAVLDAPVATERIGRLGYDYVALDAQHGLLGYSGVLNGLMAIDAGHTAVGMVRVEANDFTAIGKALDAGAVGVIVPLVNTAADAAAAVAAAKYPPLGGRSYGPMRSALRIGPVPAEANAATLVFAMIETPEGLANVKEICATPGLDGIYVGPSDLCIAVGGAYPGDPAVDAEFNAALETIAEAAASAGVAAGIHTPAGEAAALRLRQGYTFATVASDLTHLELAAKAHLAAATAKD; this comes from the coding sequence ATGACATCTGAACTCGCTACCGAATTCGCCCGCAGGATCCGCGCCCGCGAGCGCGCGATCGGCTACTGGGCCGTCCTGGACGCACCGGTCGCCACCGAGCGCATCGGCCGGCTCGGCTACGACTACGTCGCGCTGGACGCACAGCACGGGCTGCTGGGCTACTCGGGCGTGCTGAACGGGCTCATGGCGATCGACGCCGGGCACACCGCCGTCGGCATGGTGCGGGTGGAGGCCAACGACTTCACCGCGATCGGCAAAGCGCTCGACGCCGGCGCCGTCGGCGTGATCGTCCCGCTCGTCAACACCGCGGCGGACGCCGCCGCGGCCGTCGCCGCGGCCAAGTACCCGCCGCTGGGCGGGCGCTCCTACGGGCCCATGCGCTCGGCCCTGCGGATCGGCCCGGTCCCCGCCGAAGCCAACGCCGCCACCCTGGTCTTCGCGATGATCGAGACCCCGGAGGGGCTGGCCAACGTCAAGGAAATCTGCGCAACCCCCGGGCTGGACGGCATCTACGTGGGCCCCTCGGACCTGTGCATCGCCGTGGGCGGCGCCTACCCCGGTGACCCCGCCGTCGACGCCGAGTTCAACGCCGCGCTGGAGACCATCGCGGAGGCCGCCGCTTCCGCCGGGGTGGCCGCCGGCATCCACACCCCGGCCGGGGAGGCGGCCGCGCTCCGGCTGCGCCAGGGCTACACCTTCGCCACGGTCGCCTCCGACCTCACCCACCTGGAGCTGGCCGCCAAGGCGCACCTGGCCGCCGCAACCGCAAAGGACTGA